One window of the Natronomonas marina genome contains the following:
- a CDS encoding NAD(P)/FAD-dependent oxidoreductase, whose amino-acid sequence MADDGERVAVVGAGVVGSTTALRLARRDADVTLFDAGNVASGASGSAAGIVYDAFADPLDAEIASDAIAAFRERGSITDRPYVWFAREGDERNAEAIREHVPRMQAQDRAVEFVEPSELGARWPGLRTDDIEVAAVARNAGVVDTGAFTRETAQFAVSAGADARTNTRARLDEEGRVNGESYDAVVVAAGAYTGRLLAGAGYPLAVEAYRVQAYLSASTPLAERVPTLYDATAGYYARPDDGRLLVGDGTVPEAHDPTDWKRSADAEFRRDCASYLETAVGESLDERRSWAGLCTATPDGDPLVGERAPGIYVATGFQGHGFMRAPAIATRLAEEVLGGDGVPAFDPTRFDGEEDFEIVEGMTLDG is encoded by the coding sequence ATGGCTGACGACGGCGAACGCGTCGCCGTCGTCGGGGCCGGCGTCGTCGGGTCGACGACGGCGCTTCGACTCGCCCGCCGGGACGCCGACGTGACGCTGTTCGACGCCGGGAACGTCGCCAGCGGGGCCAGCGGCAGCGCGGCCGGCATCGTGTACGACGCCTTCGCGGACCCCCTCGACGCCGAAATCGCGAGCGACGCGATAGCCGCCTTCCGCGAGCGTGGGTCGATAACCGACCGCCCGTACGTCTGGTTCGCCCGCGAGGGCGACGAGCGGAACGCCGAGGCGATACGCGAGCACGTCCCGCGGATGCAGGCGCAGGACCGGGCCGTCGAGTTCGTCGAGCCCTCGGAACTGGGCGCCCGCTGGCCCGGCCTCCGGACCGACGACATCGAGGTGGCCGCCGTCGCGCGCAACGCCGGCGTCGTCGACACCGGAGCGTTCACCCGCGAGACCGCGCAGTTCGCCGTCTCGGCGGGCGCCGACGCCCGGACGAACACCCGGGCCCGACTCGACGAGGAGGGCCGCGTCAACGGCGAGTCCTACGACGCCGTCGTCGTCGCGGCCGGCGCATACACCGGCCGACTGCTGGCCGGCGCCGGCTACCCGCTGGCCGTCGAGGCCTACCGCGTCCAGGCGTACCTCTCGGCGTCGACGCCGCTGGCCGAACGCGTCCCGACGCTGTACGACGCGACGGCCGGCTACTACGCCCGTCCGGACGACGGCCGGCTACTGGTCGGTGACGGGACGGTCCCGGAGGCCCACGACCCGACCGACTGGAAGCGGTCGGCCGACGCCGAGTTCCGCCGCGACTGTGCGTCGTACCTCGAGACGGCGGTCGGCGAGTCCCTCGACGAGCGGCGCTCGTGGGCCGGCCTCTGCACCGCGACGCCCGACGGCGACCCGCTGGTCGGCGAGCGAGCGCCGGGCATCTACGTTGCGACCGGCTTCCAGGGTCACGGCTTCATGCGGGCGCCGGCCATCGCGACCCGGCTGGCGGAGGAGGTGCTCGGCGGCGACGGCGTCCCGGCCTTCGACCCCACCCGGTTCGACGGCGAAGAGGACTTCGAAATCGTCGAGGGGATGACGCTGGACGGCTAG
- the gdhB gene encoding glutamate dehydrogenase GdhB, giving the protein MSSEIASTAPPEKDVPTEPESARAVARRQLNRAAAFVDIDPNVVERLADPKAVHEVTVPIERDDGTVETYTGYRAQHNSVRGPHKGGLRFHPGVSREECIGLAMWMTWKCAVMDLPFGGAKGGVVVDPKELSPDEKERLTRRFTEELRPVIGPNTDIPAPDMGTDAQTMAWIMDAYSMQEGETRPGVVTGKPPVVGGSYGRDEAPGRSVAIVARKALEYYDRPLGETTVAVQGFGSVGANAARLLDSWGADVVAVSDVNGAVYDPDGLDIETIPTHEEEPEAVTRQDGEVIDNEALLGLDVDLLAPCAVGNVITADNVDEVRADIVVEGANGPTTFEADAALAARDVPVLPDVLANAGGVTVSYFEWLQDINRRAWSLERVNEELDAEMEKAWAAVRDAYERTPEATWRDAAYIVALERLSEAHEARGLWP; this is encoded by the coding sequence ATGTCATCGGAGATCGCCTCGACCGCGCCGCCGGAGAAAGACGTACCGACCGAACCGGAGTCGGCCCGCGCCGTGGCCCGACGCCAGCTAAACCGGGCCGCCGCCTTCGTCGACATCGACCCCAACGTCGTCGAGCGGCTTGCCGACCCCAAGGCCGTCCACGAGGTGACCGTCCCCATCGAGCGCGACGACGGCACCGTCGAGACCTACACCGGCTACCGCGCCCAGCACAACAGCGTCCGCGGTCCCCACAAGGGCGGCCTCCGGTTTCACCCCGGCGTGAGCCGCGAGGAGTGCATCGGGCTGGCGATGTGGATGACCTGGAAGTGTGCCGTGATGGACCTGCCGTTCGGCGGCGCCAAGGGCGGCGTCGTCGTCGACCCCAAGGAGCTGTCGCCCGACGAGAAGGAACGGCTCACCCGCCGGTTCACCGAGGAGTTGCGGCCCGTCATCGGCCCCAACACCGACATCCCGGCGCCGGACATGGGCACCGACGCCCAGACGATGGCTTGGATTATGGACGCCTACAGCATGCAGGAGGGCGAGACCCGCCCCGGCGTCGTCACGGGCAAGCCGCCGGTCGTCGGCGGCAGTTACGGCCGCGACGAGGCCCCCGGTCGAAGCGTCGCCATCGTCGCCCGGAAGGCCCTGGAGTACTACGACCGGCCGCTCGGGGAGACGACCGTCGCCGTCCAGGGGTTCGGCAGCGTCGGCGCCAACGCCGCCCGCCTGCTGGACTCGTGGGGCGCCGACGTGGTCGCCGTCAGCGACGTCAACGGCGCCGTCTACGACCCCGACGGGCTGGATATCGAGACCATCCCGACCCACGAAGAGGAACCAGAGGCCGTCACCAGACAGGACGGCGAGGTCATCGACAACGAGGCGCTGCTCGGTCTCGACGTCGACCTGCTGGCACCGTGTGCGGTCGGCAACGTCATCACCGCCGACAACGTCGACGAGGTCCGCGCCGACATCGTCGTCGAGGGTGCCAACGGCCCGACGACCTTCGAGGCCGACGCCGCCCTCGCCGCCCGCGACGTGCCGGTGCTGCCCGACGTGCTGGCCAACGCTGGCGGTGTCACCGTGTCGTACTTCGAGTGGCTCCAGGACATCAACCGCCGGGCGTGGTCGCTGGAGCGGGTCAACGAGGAACTGGACGCCGAGATGGAGAAGGCCTGGGCTGCGGTCCGGGACGCCTACGAACGGACCCCCGAGGCGACGTGGCGGGACGCCGCCTACATCGTCGCCCTGGAGCGCCTCTCGGAAGCCCACGAGGCACGCGGGCTGTGGCCCTGA
- a CDS encoding GMP synthase subunit A, producing MTRIVVVDNHGQFTHLEHRALRDLGVDTEIVDNETPPADVDADGVVLSGGPDMDRVGRAPDYLDAGVPVLGICLGMQLIAEELGGAVEAGDYGGYADVTVEIDDDDDPLVGSLAPETRVWASHADEVVDLPEGFVRTAHSDICGIEAMSDTDRNLYGVQWHPEVAHTEEGEAVFENFLAVCENGA from the coding sequence ATGACGCGAATCGTCGTGGTCGACAACCACGGGCAGTTCACGCATCTCGAGCACCGGGCGCTCCGCGATCTGGGCGTCGACACCGAGATCGTCGACAACGAGACGCCGCCGGCCGACGTCGACGCCGACGGGGTCGTTCTCTCCGGGGGACCGGACATGGACCGCGTCGGCCGGGCGCCCGACTACCTCGATGCGGGCGTCCCCGTCCTCGGTATCTGTCTCGGCATGCAACTCATCGCCGAGGAACTGGGCGGTGCCGTCGAGGCCGGCGATTACGGCGGCTACGCCGACGTCACCGTCGAAATAGACGACGACGACGACCCCCTCGTCGGGTCGCTGGCGCCCGAAACCCGGGTGTGGGCGAGTCACGCCGACGAGGTGGTCGACCTCCCGGAGGGCTTCGTCCGGACGGCCCACAGCGACATCTGCGGCATCGAGGCGATGAGCGACACCGACCGGAACCTCTACGGCGTCCAGTGGCACCCCGAGGTCGCCCACACCGAGGAGGGCGAGGCCGTCTTCGAGAACTTCCTCGCGGTCTGCGAGAACGGCGCCTGA
- a CDS encoding DUF7388 family protein, which translates to MLTATALDGVGVDAVALKPAEHDLERATALGVESVVVDYEGREHLPDPATLSSLASALDCYVTTPVRADGFDPLGDDSLMASLPAGATRVLVAGNDAYLTESEAKRAVAPRLGAARERAPDAWVGTEGVERLALAAGGTQFELLASNTAREVRAMRAAGFDGDVALYAPTVLTDDPDETLDAVGSYVARRGPVRRALPADAATDATATGRAREVLLEAATDFALVGDADAVAERIETLRSVGVDHVVAYPARGLEVFARDG; encoded by the coding sequence ATGTTGACCGCCACCGCGCTCGACGGCGTCGGCGTCGACGCCGTCGCGCTGAAACCCGCCGAGCACGACCTCGAACGAGCCACGGCCCTCGGCGTCGAGTCCGTGGTCGTCGACTACGAGGGCCGCGAGCACCTGCCCGACCCGGCGACGCTGTCGTCGCTCGCGTCGGCGCTGGACTGCTACGTGACGACGCCGGTCCGGGCCGACGGCTTCGACCCGCTCGGCGACGACTCGCTGATGGCGTCGCTGCCCGCCGGGGCGACGCGGGTCCTCGTGGCCGGCAACGACGCCTACCTGACCGAGAGCGAGGCCAAGCGCGCCGTCGCACCGCGTCTCGGGGCCGCCCGCGAGCGGGCACCCGACGCGTGGGTCGGAACCGAGGGCGTCGAGCGACTGGCGCTGGCCGCCGGTGGCACGCAGTTCGAACTGCTCGCCTCGAACACCGCACGGGAGGTGCGGGCGATGCGTGCCGCCGGGTTCGACGGCGACGTCGCGCTGTACGCCCCGACGGTGCTGACCGACGACCCCGACGAGACGCTGGACGCCGTCGGCAGCTACGTGGCCCGCCGCGGCCCGGTCCGGCGGGCGCTCCCCGCCGACGCCGCGACGGACGCGACCGCCACCGGGCGGGCCCGCGAGGTGCTGCTCGAGGCGGCGACGGACTTCGCGCTGGTCGGGGACGCCGACGCCGTCGCGGAGCGCATCGAGACGCTGCGGTCCGTCGGCGTCGACCACGTCGTCGCCTATCCTGCCCGGGGGCTGGAGGTGTTCGCCCGGGATGGCTGA
- a CDS encoding DUF2070 family protein, which produces MTQSQGDLAALSRFVFRTPDWSASLFAALLIAAVSGVAAFDSQFVLDDAYQGMVYIAVPTVVAAVTTPWFDRRLGGKLTYNRSALLALVCEVILVVFLVASAAVAAVVGLWQVFIFDALVVGLASIFALRLFVIVAVSRRSILVASVPASIQTVTAAALAFVYSGTVRYLEVGGPLVDSYLARTSEAPPELAVVRPDDFVVLAALCGVYAVAVYVFVVAIDRPWRQSLGVSVLDFIRGFVGHIAEGTRELEAFFEDLGEEAVVPVTVLSVRRPGGAEKARFVLPMIHPGPMGEIGGGNLPERIADTADGVAFPPHATAGHDFNLVTEREVETLVEAAERAHDRIDYRDRATESSREQEGESKLLGQAFGEDALVVATHAPGCADDVDFSVGLSAAAEARVSGLENVLLVDAHNCNDGLDGDDLGHVVPGSRRSFDMMTAAGRLGERLADAEQRPLSVGVAWEPTEWEPEDGIGPLGVRVAVVEVGDDDPQRTVYCLVDGNNMNPGVREELLAVVDADEAEVMTTDTHIVNTMEAANQVGSEIDVDELAAVVEDLVEEAAADLEPVEAGMAVEHTEVTVFGNDRTEALASTANAMIQMGGALLLLVIGGAMAVSLLILLLAP; this is translated from the coding sequence ATGACGCAGTCGCAGGGCGACCTCGCGGCGCTGTCCCGGTTCGTCTTCCGGACGCCCGACTGGTCGGCCAGCCTGTTCGCGGCACTTCTCATCGCCGCCGTCTCCGGCGTCGCCGCCTTCGATTCGCAGTTCGTCCTCGACGACGCCTACCAGGGGATGGTCTACATCGCCGTCCCGACCGTGGTCGCCGCCGTCACGACCCCGTGGTTCGACCGACGGCTCGGCGGGAAGCTGACCTACAACCGCTCCGCGCTGCTGGCGCTGGTCTGTGAGGTCATCCTCGTCGTCTTCCTCGTCGCCAGCGCCGCCGTCGCGGCGGTCGTGGGGCTGTGGCAGGTGTTCATCTTCGACGCGCTCGTCGTCGGACTGGCCTCGATCTTCGCGCTCCGGCTGTTCGTCATCGTGGCCGTCTCCCGGCGGTCGATACTCGTGGCGTCGGTCCCCGCGAGCATCCAGACGGTCACCGCCGCGGCGCTGGCGTTCGTCTACAGCGGCACCGTCCGGTACCTCGAGGTCGGCGGGCCGCTCGTCGACAGTTACCTCGCGCGAACGAGCGAGGCGCCGCCCGAGTTGGCCGTCGTCAGACCCGACGACTTCGTGGTGCTGGCGGCGCTGTGCGGCGTCTACGCCGTCGCGGTCTACGTCTTCGTCGTCGCCATCGACCGGCCGTGGCGCCAGAGCCTCGGCGTCTCCGTGCTGGACTTCATCCGCGGCTTCGTCGGTCACATCGCCGAGGGGACCCGCGAACTGGAGGCCTTCTTCGAGGACCTCGGCGAGGAGGCGGTCGTCCCGGTCACCGTCCTCTCGGTCCGACGACCCGGGGGCGCCGAGAAGGCGCGGTTCGTGCTGCCGATGATACACCCGGGCCCGATGGGTGAGATCGGCGGCGGCAACCTCCCGGAGCGGATCGCCGACACCGCCGACGGGGTGGCGTTCCCGCCGCACGCCACCGCCGGCCACGACTTCAACCTCGTCACCGAACGCGAGGTCGAGACCCTCGTCGAGGCCGCAGAGCGGGCCCACGACCGCATCGACTACCGCGACCGGGCCACCGAGAGCAGCCGCGAGCAGGAGGGCGAGTCGAAACTGCTCGGACAGGCCTTCGGCGAGGACGCCCTCGTGGTCGCCACCCACGCGCCGGGGTGTGCCGACGACGTCGACTTCTCGGTCGGGCTCTCGGCGGCCGCCGAGGCCCGCGTCTCCGGCCTCGAGAACGTCCTGCTCGTCGACGCCCACAACTGCAACGACGGGCTGGACGGCGACGACCTCGGGCACGTCGTCCCCGGGTCGCGCCGCTCGTTCGACATGATGACCGCCGCAGGGCGCCTCGGCGAGCGACTGGCCGACGCCGAACAGCGCCCGCTGTCGGTCGGCGTCGCCTGGGAGCCGACCGAGTGGGAACCCGAAGACGGCATCGGCCCGCTCGGGGTCCGGGTCGCCGTCGTCGAGGTCGGCGACGACGACCCCCAGCGGACGGTCTACTGTCTGGTCGACGGCAACAACATGAACCCCGGCGTCCGCGAGGAACTGCTGGCGGTCGTCGACGCCGACGAGGCCGAGGTGATGACCACCGACACCCACATCGTCAACACGATGGAGGCGGCCAACCAGGTCGGCAGCGAGATCGACGTCGACGAACTCGCGGCGGTCGTCGAGGACCTCGTCGAGGAGGCGGCCGCCGACCTCGAACCGGTCGAGGCCGGGATGGCCGTCGAACACACCGAGGTGACGGTGTTCGGCAACGACCGCACCGAGGCGCTGGCCTCGACCGCCAACGCCATGATACAGATGGGTGGCGCGCTACTCCTGCTCGTCATCGGCGGCGCGATGGCCGTCAGCCTGCTGATACTGTTACTCGCGCCCTAG
- a CDS encoding universal stress protein, whose product MYRRILVPTDGSTGSAHVAMQAFDLAEQYGATVHLLYVVDRGLRDVLGDAESERELRESGERAVATLAELAETYDVETEPVIREGDPAGVIRSYAAEVDVDLIVMGTHGRSGLGRRLIGSVAETVVRRSERPVLTVRLPGSDETVTDADTAAAIVADALAEEGYDAEVEGVERQNHVWVVDATGEAGAFTVYVDPVTRRTSAIRRTEA is encoded by the coding sequence ATGTACCGACGAATTTTGGTTCCGACCGACGGCAGCACCGGGTCGGCCCACGTCGCGATGCAGGCCTTCGACCTCGCCGAACAGTACGGCGCGACGGTCCACCTCCTGTACGTCGTCGACCGGGGACTGCGCGACGTGCTCGGCGACGCCGAATCCGAGCGGGAACTGCGCGAGTCCGGCGAGCGGGCGGTTGCGACGCTCGCCGAACTCGCAGAGACCTACGATGTCGAGACCGAACCCGTGATTCGGGAGGGCGACCCCGCGGGCGTGATTCGCTCGTACGCGGCGGAGGTCGATGTCGACCTGATCGTAATGGGGACCCACGGCCGGTCCGGTCTCGGGCGGCGACTCATCGGCAGCGTCGCCGAGACGGTCGTCCGCCGGTCCGAACGGCCCGTCCTGACCGTCCGGTTGCCTGGGTCCGACGAGACCGTGACCGACGCCGACACCGCGGCGGCCATCGTCGCCGACGCGCTGGCCGAGGAGGGCTACGACGCCGAGGTAGAGGGCGTCGAGCGCCAGAACCACGTCTGGGTCGTCGACGCGACCGGCGAGGCGGGCGCCTTCACCGTCTACGTCGACCCCGTGACGCGACGGACCAGCGCGATCCGACGGACCGAAGCGTGA
- a CDS encoding DUF3194 domain-containing protein yields MTDDSTAEPTDEEIVEAASDAAEGLVLSRYKQSEVRDLDVTVRFEDGRLDVDVYLDAPDDPDPAVVASEAVEAAEAAVDDLFEDAPGDGP; encoded by the coding sequence GTGACCGACGACTCGACCGCCGAACCGACCGACGAGGAGATCGTCGAGGCGGCGTCCGACGCCGCGGAAGGACTCGTTCTCTCGCGGTACAAGCAGTCCGAGGTTCGTGACCTGGACGTGACCGTCCGCTTCGAGGACGGCCGCCTCGACGTCGATGTCTACCTGGACGCGCCGGACGACCCCGACCCCGCCGTCGTCGCAAGCGAGGCCGTCGAGGCCGCCGAGGCCGCCGTCGACGACCTCTTCGAGGACGCCCCCGGCGACGGTCCCTAG
- a CDS encoding Cdc6/Cdc18 family protein yields MTDGDSNDTTADGDDSGPKVADSERGTPPDPSDSDGATTDPDLDTDDHSQSGDSPVETKGSTAADGVETGHSTDGSPAGVSKGSSAVDPDLVEGNSAADGFSGDVDLDDLDLDADSEGETDEASRGLFDDLLEGEPIFENKEVLRPSYTPHKLPHREEQINNMATILVSALRGETPSNILIYGKTGTGKTASAKFVSEELETTSQKYEVPCEVEYINCEVTDTQYRVLAQLANKFIEKNETYIEERLDELGDLRDRAAEDPDALDDSSFDSVAAVETEIRDLEDDLEEFDPVPMTGWPTDRVYQTFFEAVDYHERVVVIMLDEIDKLVEKSGDDTLYNLSRMNSELDNSRVSIMGISNDLKFTDFLDPRVKSSLGEEEIVFPPYDATQLRDILNHRSDVAFKSGVLSDDVIPLCAAFAAQEHGDARRALDLLRTAGELAERDRTETVDEKHVRHAQEKIELDRVVEVVRTLPTQSKLVLYATILLEQNGVHNINTGEVFNIYKRLCQEIDADVLTQRRVTDLISELDMLGIVNAVVVSKGRYGRTKEISLSVPLDETEAVLLSDSRVGEVEDAQPFVQARFDN; encoded by the coding sequence ATGACCGACGGTGATTCAAACGATACGACGGCTGACGGCGATGATTCTGGTCCGAAGGTAGCGGATTCCGAGAGGGGGACACCCCCGGACCCGTCCGACTCGGATGGGGCCACGACCGATCCGGACCTGGACACCGACGACCACTCTCAGTCTGGCGATTCTCCAGTGGAAACGAAGGGGTCTACCGCGGCCGACGGGGTAGAAACCGGGCACTCGACCGATGGCTCACCGGCCGGCGTCTCCAAGGGGTCGTCCGCGGTCGACCCGGATCTCGTCGAGGGAAACAGTGCGGCCGACGGCTTCTCCGGGGACGTCGACCTCGACGATCTGGACCTCGACGCCGACTCCGAGGGTGAAACCGACGAGGCCTCCCGTGGTCTCTTCGACGACCTGCTGGAGGGCGAGCCGATCTTCGAGAACAAGGAGGTCCTCCGACCCTCCTACACCCCGCACAAGCTCCCCCACCGCGAGGAGCAGATCAACAACATGGCGACCATCCTCGTCAGCGCGCTCCGCGGGGAGACCCCTTCGAACATCCTCATCTACGGGAAGACGGGGACCGGCAAGACCGCCAGCGCGAAGTTCGTCAGCGAGGAACTGGAGACCACCTCCCAGAAGTACGAGGTCCCCTGCGAGGTCGAGTACATCAACTGCGAGGTAACCGACACCCAGTATCGCGTCCTCGCACAGCTCGCAAACAAGTTCATCGAGAAGAACGAGACCTACATCGAGGAGCGCCTCGACGAACTCGGCGACCTCCGGGACCGGGCCGCCGAGGACCCCGATGCCCTCGACGACTCCTCGTTCGACAGCGTCGCCGCCGTCGAGACCGAGATCCGGGACCTCGAGGACGATCTCGAGGAGTTCGACCCCGTCCCGATGACCGGGTGGCCCACCGACCGGGTCTACCAGACCTTCTTCGAGGCCGTCGACTACCACGAGCGCGTGGTCGTCATCATGCTCGACGAAATCGACAAACTCGTCGAGAAGTCCGGCGACGACACGCTGTACAACCTCTCCCGGATGAACTCCGAACTCGACAACTCGCGGGTCTCCATCATGGGCATCTCCAACGACCTGAAGTTCACCGACTTCCTGGACCCCCGGGTCAAGTCCAGCCTCGGCGAGGAGGAAATCGTCTTCCCGCCCTACGACGCCACCCAGTTGCGGGACATCCTCAACCACCGCTCGGACGTCGCGTTCAAGTCGGGCGTCCTCTCGGACGACGTCATCCCGCTGTGTGCGGCCTTCGCTGCCCAGGAACACGGCGACGCCCGCCGGGCGCTGGACCTCCTGCGGACCGCCGGCGAACTGGCCGAGCGGGACCGAACGGAGACCGTCGACGAGAAGCACGTCCGCCACGCCCAGGAGAAGATCGAACTCGACCGGGTCGTCGAGGTGGTCCGGACGCTTCCCACCCAGTCGAAACTCGTCCTCTACGCAACCATCCTGCTGGAGCAGAACGGCGTCCACAACATCAACACCGGCGAGGTGTTCAACATCTACAAGCGCCTCTGCCAGGAGATAGATGCCGACGTCCTCACCCAGCGCCGCGTCACCGACCTCATCAGCGAACTCGACATGCTCGGCATCGTCAACGCCGTCGTCGTCTCCAAGGGCCGGTACGGCCGCACCAAGGAGATCAGCCTCTCGGTCCCGCTCGACGAGACCGAGGCCGTCCTCCTCTCCGATTCCCGCGTCGGCGAGGTCGAGGACGCCCAGCCGTTCGTCCAGGCTCGGTTCGACAACTGA
- a CDS encoding prefoldin subunit beta codes for MQGNLPPEAQEKIEELQDLQETAQQVAQQKQQAETQLQESETALETLDGIEGETQMYREVGELLIETDYDDAYENLEEKVDSLEVRVQTLQKQEDRVQEQFEELQEELQQMLQGAGGGGPMGPGGPGAGGD; via the coding sequence ATGCAGGGTAACCTACCGCCGGAGGCCCAGGAGAAGATAGAGGAACTCCAGGACCTTCAGGAGACGGCCCAGCAGGTCGCACAGCAGAAACAGCAGGCCGAAACGCAACTGCAGGAGTCCGAGACGGCCCTGGAGACGCTCGACGGCATCGAGGGCGAGACCCAGATGTACCGCGAGGTCGGCGAACTCCTCATCGAGACCGACTACGACGACGCCTACGAGAACCTCGAAGAGAAAGTCGACAGCCTCGAAGTCCGCGTCCAGACGCTCCAGAAGCAGGAGGACCGGGTCCAGGAGCAGTTCGAGGAGCTCCAGGAGGAACTCCAGCAGATGCTGCAGGGCGCGGGCGGCGGTGGCCCGATGGGTCCGGGCGGACCGGGCGCCGGCGGCGACTGA